Within the Fusarium keratoplasticum isolate Fu6.1 chromosome 1, whole genome shotgun sequence genome, the region GTCTCATCTCCCTGGATCCCGGCGGCGATCCTGGACACTCGGGGGAAACGCCATATTGGGATGCCTCATTCTCTGTCCCGTTCTGGCTGTTTGTCCGTCCCCGGCTCAAAGCTTGGAGCAACGCACTGCTTCTATTTACATAAAGCCTGGGGTCCGTCCCCCAGGCACGACATATGTAGGTAAACAGGGAAGACACATCCGGCATCAAACAAACCTGGCAGGCTAGGTTGGTTTGACTTTCGAGTCCCGGTCTCCGCCCTTCCTTGGTTCCGTCCAACTGTCAGCACAGATAGATCAtcgcctcgtcgtcctcgccggAAAAGGCCGCAACCAGCCGTCGCTGCATCTATCCCGTTCCACCTCGATGCAACGTGCAGTCCCTCGGCGACTCACGGCTGCTATCCGGTTCCGAATGTTTGTCCTGCGAGCAGTTGTTCACTGCCTCCACCGCCATCTCAGCCCGCTGCGAGAGGGTAACACTGCAGCAAGATTCACCTGGTTCCGAGCTCAGCGGCCGAGCCCATGACACAGAGTTTTGGCCTGCAAACAAATCCGACGGCCCATAATCTGCATCACTTCTTGGGCAGGCGATACTTGCCGCCGGCTAGCTCCAACTCATTCTCCGCCACCTTTTCTCCCAAAAACTCTTGTAGTTCCTCGTTGCTCCAAGAACAGCCATCGGCGATtagcatcttcatcatcatcaaaatCTGCGCCAGGGGCATGGCTGGCGCCGAATTCGTCAACATGCCCACGATGAATTGCCAGTAGACAGTCCGTCGCTCCTGCTCCTTTGAATCTATCTTGGCCTTGCGTGGAGATGACTGGCGGTCGTCCTCAGGGCCTTGATCATCTGCTGCAGTATCTGGCTGGTCTGCTGCGCCCTCGTTGTCCAGCCGTTCGAGAACCACGTAATTCTGCTGACCGACATCGCGAAGCACTTTCTTGCTGACCCAGAATTTCAGAGCTGCCTCAAGCAGGTCTTCGTCAATCATGAGTTGTTGCCAGATGTCGTTGAAATTGCGCTGCACTGGTCCGGATTCGCTTTGGCCGTTTTCGTCTTGGAATGCGTAGATCACGGCAGCCTCGTATGTCTTGCACTCAAGCTCGACGGAACGATCCTCAAAGTCCAGCTTGACGATTGCCGAGCCCAGCTGGTCCAGCCAAGTGAGCTTCTGGGATGCCTTTAGGTCCTCGAACTCTCGCTCGTATTGACGCTGCATTATTGCAATCGGCCGTGGCACCGTGAACGGTTCTTTAGACAAACCAGGCCAGTAGAGTCGCGAGAGAGTCTTGGCTTCATAATAAAGCTGCTCCGTGCTGCCCGGAGGTTGGTGTAGATTCGGGCGAATAGCCGAATTCACAGTCTTCGAGTCCTGGATGTCCCTCATCATGACATCGCAATTTTGCAGGGCGTTTTCACCAAACCGCTTCCTCAAAAGACTCAATACCTTGGTCTCTTGCAGGAAGCTCCTCTGGTTCGAAAGCAGACGCTCTGCGAGAATGAGTTGAAACTCTTTGATGAAAATGTCTTGGGAGCCGAGAGCATTGATCAGCGTGCCAATGACATCTTCATTTCTAGGTCGTTTGTAATTGACACCTGCGTCCGCTGGGTCTGGTACCCAGGTCATATCGTTCCAGTCgaggtcatcatcgtccgCTGGGCGCCGCTGTTGCTGGGAGGCCGAGCTGAGCAAAACTGCCAACTCTACCAGCTTggtcttgccctcctccgAATCATTGCTGTTGGGGTTGGAAAGTAGGCCTGTGACGACAATCCGGATGGCATCATCCCTCTGGCAGAGATATAACTGCAGCGCATGGACGACACGATCAAGCAGCACCTTTGAGTGATCTAGCGCATGAAATGTCCTGATCATAGAGATGTAGGTTTGGAGGATATCCAGCGTAGATCGGCCGGGGTGAAGAAGGCGTGTCTGTAGAGCCATCGAGAACGCATCCGTGAGCTGCAAGCGGCGCTGTGGTGTCGTAACAGCTGAGCGGAGGTCATCAAGACCCCCTTTACTCTCTGGCCAGTTGAGGGCAATGTCGAAGAGCTCCTGAATCCGCAGTGTCGCTAGGCGTCCAACAGCGATTTCCTTCCAACATTCTACGTCGTTCCAGGCAATGCGAGTTCCAAGGCGGCTGAAGACTTCAACAGCGAGACGTCCGTAAACATTCTCAACCCACTCAGAAAGATGAGCGAGACAGCCCGTAGGCGCACCcggagatgatgttgacgattCCGGTAACTGCCAGACTCCCGAATATGAAGTCTTGATAAACTCCTCCATGCTCGCGT harbors:
- a CDS encoding Anaphase-promoting complex subunit 2, whose product is MTMTASRYRARKQKVFRSVFQTDISQPTPRSTPVAAFTEHGVAFGGPHALSPQQQRAAPPPPPLFHQTLHQPSDQVRWDRAWHVVTSRIQLPTSVAAEDSFGALSQESQDIDLDFRDSLALLLYPGRALPQAAHTEDILLWHTQQVRQHFVHHVMPLLAACASQTDQTQILLSSISTLEAAHRQYLYGLTLIAQGFEDEASADAALTKFRRDLHAIIGNSLNQGLTSAIRTVLQRLVHLNLGIGKRYDGTASEPADDGDDSVARKELLGLLESLQNVGLAGEKFQVLFAEIMDASMEEFIKTSYSGVWQLPESSTSSPGAPTGCLAHLSEWVENVYGRLAVEVFSRLGTRIAWNDVECWKEIAVGRLATLRIQELFDIALNWPESKGGLDDLRSAVTTPQRRLQLTDAFSMALQTRLLHPGRSTLDILQTYISMIRTFHALDHSKVLLDRVVHALQLYLCQRDDAIRIVVTGLLSNPNSNDSEEGKTKLVELAVLLSSASQQQRRPADDDDLDWNDMTWVPDPADAGVNYKRPRNEDVIGTLINALGSQDIFIKEFQLILAERLLSNQRSFLQETKVLSLLRKRFGENALQNCDVMMRDIQDSKTVNSAIRPNLHQPPGSTEQLYYEAKTLSRLYWPGLSKEPFTVPRPIAIMQRQYEREFEDLKASQKLTWLDQLGSAIVKLDFEDRSVELECKTYEAAVIYAFQDENGQSESGPVQRNFNDIWQQLMIDEDLLEAALKFWVSKKVLRDVGQQNYVVLERLDNEGAADQPDTAADDQGPEDDRQSSPRKAKIDSKEQERRTVYWQFIVGMLTNSAPAMPLAQILMMMKMLIADGCSWSNEELQEFLGEKVAENELELAGGKYRLPKK